One window from the genome of uncultured Fibrobacter sp. encodes:
- a CDS encoding M23 family metallopeptidase gives MKKIEVHVFSKNTSGTRNYRFPVWKLVVGVVACIIALLGFILFSPAEIAERISDGNVVDVYKQNSFIKKQIKQIREKVDESILKAEEARILRDSTVVLSGMGFSLENAGADDEMAPMAKDRKGVLQIERSMRKAVKLLEADSALAASIPVLHPIKNSPTVKNRFEMIFDQFTQQNLPHRGIDFVAAEGDTVFAPGGGTVVEIRSHRGFGLTMKIEHTKRVRTFYAHLGSALVKSGQKVSRGDPIALIAESGRESSIGLHYEVRIDGTPVDPEGFFITK, from the coding sequence GTGAAGAAAATAGAAGTACACGTTTTTTCCAAGAACACGTCGGGCACCAGGAACTACAGGTTCCCAGTGTGGAAGTTGGTCGTGGGCGTTGTTGCCTGCATTATTGCCTTGCTCGGCTTTATCCTGTTTTCCCCGGCGGAGATTGCCGAACGCATTTCCGACGGGAACGTTGTTGATGTTTACAAGCAGAATTCTTTTATAAAGAAGCAGATTAAGCAAATCCGCGAGAAGGTGGACGAGTCTATCCTCAAGGCCGAAGAGGCCCGCATTTTGCGCGACAGCACGGTGGTGCTGAGCGGTATGGGCTTTTCGCTGGAGAACGCCGGTGCCGACGACGAGATGGCCCCGATGGCGAAAGACCGCAAGGGAGTCCTCCAGATTGAGCGCTCCATGCGCAAGGCGGTCAAGCTCCTGGAGGCCGATTCCGCTTTGGCAGCAAGCATCCCAGTGTTGCACCCCATCAAGAATTCCCCGACAGTCAAGAACCGCTTCGAGATGATTTTTGACCAGTTTACGCAGCAGAACCTGCCGCACCGAGGCATTGACTTTGTTGCGGCAGAGGGTGACACCGTCTTTGCCCCGGGAGGGGGAACCGTCGTCGAAATTCGCTCGCATCGCGGGTTCGGGCTCACGATGAAAATTGAGCACACGAAGCGCGTGCGCACGTTCTACGCCCACCTAGGTTCCGCGCTGGTCAAGTCGGGCCAGAAGGTTTCCCGTGGCGACCCGATTGCACTCATTGCCGAGAGCGGCCGCGAGTCCAGCATCGGACTGCATTACGAGGTGCGCATCGACGGCACCCC